In Lacibacter sp. H375, one DNA window encodes the following:
- a CDS encoding M1 family metallopeptidase — translation MKRFFSLAVSVCFATVLLAQSKYDHREAFHPFFYPNFGNEYRSASGQPGPKYWQNQANYNIQATIDPDKHTVGGTVALQYVNNSPDALSFLWLQLDQNIYRKDSRGSATTTTLGGRWANGEFTDGHMIQSVKIEQNGKLIDAKYQVTDTRMQVWLPELLKNAGSSAKVVIEYKFTVPEYGTDRMGRLKQKDGWVYEVAQWFPRACVYDDINGWNVNPYLGAGEFYLEYGTIEYSITAPSNMIVVGSGGLMNAEECFTAEQIKRWGDAMKSDKTVVIRSADEVNKASSRPGNAFTTWKFKCENTRDVAWAASTAFIMDAARMNLPSGKTAMAVSVYPKESASKKDGNDWRRSTEYTKASIEFYSKYLYEFPYPVATNVAGIVGGMEYPGIVFCSAASTDAGLFGVTDHEFGHTWFPMIVGSNERKFAWMDEGFNTFINILSGEAFNNGEYKEVPSVSGMANYMFGEKMDGMLNGADVLQQQNLGVAAYFKPGMMLYVLRNEVLGAERFDRALKEYVRRWAFKHPTPWDFFHTIENVAGEDLNWFWRSWVLNTWKFDVAVNEVKPLNEGGISGVTIKLQLLEKMPMPVTVKVVDVNGVEQLIKLPVEVWQRGDTWTFPVATKAAVKEVIVDPEMRLPDMNPANNKWQK, via the coding sequence ATGAAGAGATTTTTTTCCCTGGCAGTCAGTGTTTGTTTTGCCACAGTATTGCTTGCACAGAGTAAGTACGACCATCGTGAAGCATTTCATCCGTTCTTCTATCCAAATTTTGGTAATGAATACAGGAGTGCCAGCGGTCAGCCCGGGCCAAAGTATTGGCAGAACCAGGCCAATTATAATATACAGGCAACCATCGATCCTGATAAACATACAGTAGGTGGAACCGTTGCGTTGCAATATGTAAACAATAGCCCCGATGCGTTAAGTTTTCTCTGGTTACAACTCGATCAGAATATTTATCGTAAAGATTCACGTGGTTCTGCAACTACTACAACCTTGGGCGGACGTTGGGCCAACGGTGAGTTTACTGATGGTCACATGATTCAATCCGTAAAAATTGAACAGAATGGAAAACTGATTGATGCAAAATACCAGGTAACAGATACACGCATGCAGGTGTGGTTGCCCGAGCTGTTAAAGAATGCAGGTTCATCAGCAAAAGTTGTGATTGAATATAAGTTTACAGTTCCTGAATATGGAACTGATCGTATGGGAAGGTTAAAACAAAAAGATGGTTGGGTGTATGAAGTGGCACAGTGGTTTCCACGTGCATGTGTATATGATGATATCAATGGATGGAATGTAAATCCTTATCTCGGTGCAGGAGAGTTTTATTTGGAATATGGAACGATTGAATACAGCATTACAGCGCCATCGAACATGATTGTAGTTGGTAGTGGTGGTTTGATGAATGCGGAAGAATGTTTTACAGCAGAGCAGATAAAACGTTGGGGCGATGCAATGAAGAGTGATAAAACAGTGGTGATCCGTTCGGCTGATGAAGTAAACAAAGCTTCATCACGTCCTGGTAATGCATTTACAACCTGGAAATTCAAATGCGAAAACACAAGAGATGTGGCATGGGCCGCAAGTACTGCCTTCATCATGGATGCAGCACGCATGAATTTGCCGAGTGGAAAAACAGCAATGGCAGTGAGTGTGTATCCGAAAGAAAGCGCATCAAAAAAAGATGGTAACGATTGGCGTCGTTCAACTGAATACACAAAAGCAAGCATTGAGTTTTACAGTAAATATTTATATGAATTTCCTTACCCGGTTGCAACAAACGTTGCAGGCATTGTGGGTGGAATGGAATATCCCGGTATCGTTTTCTGCAGTGCAGCTTCAACAGATGCAGGCTTGTTTGGTGTAACAGATCATGAATTTGGGCATACCTGGTTTCCGATGATCGTTGGTAGCAATGAACGCAAATTTGCGTGGATGGATGAGGGCTTCAATACATTCATCAACATCCTTTCAGGTGAGGCATTCAACAATGGTGAATACAAAGAAGTACCAAGCGTTAGTGGCATGGCGAATTATATGTTTGGTGAGAAAATGGATGGCATGCTCAATGGAGCAGATGTACTGCAACAACAAAACCTTGGTGTAGCTGCTTATTTTAAACCGGGAATGATGTTGTATGTATTACGGAATGAAGTATTGGGTGCAGAACGTTTCGACAGAGCATTGAAAGAGTATGTTCGTCGTTGGGCATTTAAACATCCAACGCCTTGGGATTTCTTTCATACCATTGAGAATGTTGCCGGAGAAGATCTCAATTGGTTCTGGCGCAGCTGGGTATTAAACACATGGAAGTTTGATGTGGCAGTGAATGAAGTAAAGCCTTTGAATGAAGGCGGCATCAGCGGTGTTACTATTAAATTGCAACTACTTGAAAAAATGCCCATGCCTGTAACAGTAAAAGTGGTTGACGTAAATGGAGTTGAACAACTCATTAAACTGCCGGTTGAAGTTTGGCAGCGTGGTGATACATGGACTTTCCCCGTTGCAACAAAAGCTGCAGTGAAAGAAGTGATCGTTGATCCTGAAATGCGATTACCCGATATGAATCCTGCGAATAATAAATGGCAGAAATAA